Within Thermogemmatispora onikobensis, the genomic segment CAATCCTTTCTATCGCCTGGCCTACAACAAGTACTATGTTGACGAGATCGGCATAGCGCTCCTGATCAATCCTTTGCTGTGGTTGGGGCGTCAGGCTTCAGCCCTGTTGGAGGGTGGGCTGCTGGATGGAGGCAGCCGGCTGGTGGGGAGAGCCTTCAGCCTGGTGAGTGCAGGGGGACGCCGTTTGCAGACTGGCTATGTGCGTAACTATGCGCTGGCGATCTTGATCGGCGTGGTGCTGATTATTCTCTACTATGTCGTGAGGGGGTAAGCCGGCATGTTCCCGATGTTATCGACGATCATCTTTCTCCCGCTGCTGGGCGGCATTGTCGTGTTGCTGCTCCCCCGCGAGCGTGTCAATGTGATTCGCTGGACGGCGCTGGGGGTGGCCTGGCTGGATCTGCTCCTGGCGCTCGGCGTGATGCTGGCCTACGCTCAGCCGCATCCGACGGCCATCACGGTCGGCACGGTCCCGGTGGTGGTGGGTGAGGCCTCGCCAACGGTGGCCAGTGTCACCTTCCTCTTGCAGGAGCATCTGAGCTGGCTGCCGGCTCTGGGTATCAATTATAGCCTGGGGGTGGATGGCGTCAGTGTGCTGCTGATGGCCTTGACCACGCTGCTGACGGTGGTCTGCATTGCAGCCTCGTTCCGCGTCGAGCAGAAGCTGCGCACCTATCTGGCCTTTATGCTCTTGCTTGAGAGCGGTCTGCTGGGGGTCTTTCTGGCGACCAATCTCTTCCTCTTCTATGTCTTCTGGGAGTTGATGTTGATCCCGGCTTACTTCCTGGTTGGTGGTTGGGGTGGCCCACGGCGCGTTTATGCGGCCATTAAGTTCGTGCTCTATACGGCAGTGGGCAGCTTTCTGATGCTGGCCGGGATCATTGCCCTGGGCTATTATTATCGCGCAGGCGGGCATTATACGCTCGATCTGACGACCATTTTGAATAGCTCGACGCATCTGAGCAGCACGGTCCAGCTCTGGCTCTTCCTGGCGTTTGCGGCGGCCTTTGCGGTCAAGGTGCCACTGGTGCCCTTCCATAGCTGGCTGCCGGATGCCTATAGCGAGGCGCCGGCGCCGGTGACGGCCATGCTGGCGGGGGCGATGGCCAAGGCTGGAGCTTTTGGTTTTCTGCGCTATTGTCTGACGCTCTTCCCGGATGCGGCTCATCGGCTGGCGCCGCTGATCAGCACGCTGGCGGTGATCGGTATTCTCTACTGCGCGCTGCTAGCCCTGGTGCAGAGCGATATGAAGCGCTTGCTGGCCTATTCGAGTATCAGCCATCTGGGTGTGATTACCCTCGGCGTCTTCGCGCTCAATGCGCAGGGGATGGCCAGTCAGCAGGGGATCGATGGCGCTGTGTTGCAGATGGTCAACCACGGCATTACGATCACGGCCCTCTTCCTGGTTGTGGGCTTCCTGGAGGCGCGCACGGGAACGCGACGCCTGGAGGACTACGGCGGGGTGGCGCGGCGCTTGCCGATTATGGCCAGTGTTTTGATGATCGCCTGCCTGTCGTCGCTGGGTCTGCCTGGCCTGAATAGCTTTGCCGGTGAGTTCCTGGCCCTGTTGGGAGTCTTCCGCAATAATGCAGTCTTTGGGGTTCTGGGCACGCTGGTGGTGGTGCCGGCGGCCTGGTATATGATCCGGCTGGTGCAGCATGCAATGATGGGGGTGCGCCCGGCTGGCGGCCCCGTGGTAGCAGCTGAGCGCAAGGGAGGTCTGCCTGATCTGGATATTGGTGAATTCCTGGTACTGCTGCCGTTGCTGGTGTTGATCTTCTATATTGGTGTGCATCCGCTGCCGCTGACGTTCTTCGTGGAGCATTAGGATGGCTGGGGGGCGAGGGAGCCAGGAAGAGCGGCGGCGGAGGGGCGCGGGAACAGGTTTTGTCGCGAGGTTCTGCTATGTCGTTTACGTACATCGCATCGGCTGCCGACTGGGCACGCATTGCGCCTGAGCTGGTGCTGGCCGGGGTAGCGCTGCTGGTCCTGTTGGTCGATCTGCTCTTGCCTCAGACGGGGTCTGTGCCTCGTGAGCAGGGGGCGGCCAACTTCTTTGTGCTGCCGTTTCTGGCCTTGCTGGGAGTGCTTGGCGCGCTGGCGGCTACCATCGTGCTCTTCGTGGTTGGCGATGGCCAGCGGGCTTTCTTTGGCCTGGTCGGCTCTGATTGGGGATCGCTCTACGCCTATCTGGCAATCTTGAGCGCTGCCGGTTTAGGTATTATCTTCTCTCCCGCCTATCTGAAGCGTTTGAAGCTGGTCCATCAGGGCGAGTACTATGCGCTCTTCCTGACGGCGGCGCTTGGGATGATGCTGCTGGCGGCGGCGACCAGCTTTATGACCTTGTTCTTGGGGCTGGAGACCTTGTCGCTGGCACTCTATATTCTCTGCGGCTTTGTGACGCGCCGACAAAGCTCGCAAGAGGCCGGGATGAAGTACTTTCTGTTGAGCTCGTTCGCCTCGGCCTTCTTGCTCTATGGGGTGGCGCTGATCTATGGGGCTACGGGAACGACGCGCTTCGGGGCGCGGGGAACGAACGCTTTCCCGGGCGTGTTACAGTTTTTGCAGGCTCATCCGCAGAGTACGGCGCTGTTGCTCATCGGGATCGGGCTGCTGACGGTGGGCTTTGCCTTTAAGGTGTCGGCCATTCCGTTCCAGATGTGGACGCCGGATGTCTATGAGGGGGCGCCGGCACCGGTGACAGCCTTTATGTCCGTGGGCACAAAGGCGGCGGCCCTGGTGGCGTTTGCGCGGGTCTTCGTGGTGGTACTGGCGCCGGTGGTGGCAGACTGGCAGGCGGTGGTTTGGACCCTGGCGGTGCTGACGATGGTCGGTGGCAATCTGCTGGCGCTGGTGCAGCGCAATGCGAAGCGCCTGCTGGCCTATTCGAGCGTTGCTCATGCCGGCTACCTGTTGATCGGTGTGGTGGTGGGGGGCGCGACTGGCCTGGCGGCTATTCTGTTCTATCTGCTCTGTTATGCTTTCCTGAATGCGGGGGCCTTTGGGGCACTGAGCGCGCTGGAGCGGCTGGATAACAGTGGCTGTGATAGAGAGGATCTGCGCGGGCTCTGGTTCCGGCGGCCCTGGCTGGCAGGTTTTCTGGCCTTCTTCCTGCTGGGTCTGGCGGGCTTCCCGCCGATGGCCGGGTTCGCGGCAAAGTATTATCTGTTCCTGGCGGCGCTGCAGGGGGGCCATCCCGAGCTGCTGCTGATCGGTGTGCTGACCAGTGTGCTGGGTATGTATTATTACCTGCGCCTGATTGCGGCGATGTTCATGGAGCCGGCGCGTGAGGCCCAGGCGGAGTCGCTGGAGGTGACTCCGACCCTGGCGGTGGCGGGTGCAGCGGGTACAGGCTCCAGCATGCCACGAGTCTCCGGGCCTTTGGGGCGGACTGCGTCGCCGCGCGGCGGGGGCGCAAGTAGCGGTGCAGCTGGCCCGGCGGTCGCGGTGAAGGTTGCTCCTCAGCCGGCGACCAGGCGGGCGCCGGCTCCTGCAGCGAGCGAGCAGCTTGCCGAAGAGGAAGGGCTGCCTGGTCGCTCGCTGGTCTGGACGACCTGGCTGGGTCTGGGACTGGCGGCACTGGGTGCGCTGGCGCTGGGGACAGTCTTGCCATTCTGGTTAGTCGATCTGGCGCTGAAGGCGGCGGCTGCCCTCTAGATCTGCTTTTCGTGGAGAGGGGGAGGGGCGGAAGGGGCCTGTCGACTGATTGGCGCCTTTGTTGGCAAGGCCATAATTTCTGCTGCGGGGGCAAACAGACGGGCTGGTGGATCCGCTAGGAGGAAAGAGGCGGTCCACCAGCTCTTGTTTTCTCTTTTTTTGCGGGCCGGGGCTGGCATGATTAAAAAAGAAGCAGTGGGCTACTAGCGCTAGCCCCGGATGAATCTAGAGGCTACAGGCATCCTCTCCCCTCCTGCCAGTTCTGGCGAGGCGTCCATGCGGTGGGGGAGGGCGCAGGGAGTCAGGGGGAGGGGGGAGCCGAGGCGGCCTGCAAGAGCCAGCGGCGGGCGGCCTCCCCGAAGAGGGGTTTAGGCTGGTCGAGCGGGCCGACGTCGAGCCAGTCAGCGCGGACGGACTCCAGGCCGATGGCACCGAAGAAGGAGGCGCCCCAGAGGCGGGCGCCGGTGAGATCAGCGCCGGTGAGGTCGGCGTGAGTGAAGCAGGCGTGCTCTAGCTGGCACTCGCACAGGCGAGCCTGAGTCAGGGTGGCGTAGGAGAAATCGACCTGGGAGAGCTGAGAGGCTGTCAGATC encodes:
- a CDS encoding complex I subunit 4 family protein, which produces MFPMLSTIIFLPLLGGIVVLLLPRERVNVIRWTALGVAWLDLLLALGVMLAYAQPHPTAITVGTVPVVVGEASPTVASVTFLLQEHLSWLPALGINYSLGVDGVSVLLMALTTLLTVVCIAASFRVEQKLRTYLAFMLLLESGLLGVFLATNLFLFYVFWELMLIPAYFLVGGWGGPRRVYAAIKFVLYTAVGSFLMLAGIIALGYYYRAGGHYTLDLTTILNSSTHLSSTVQLWLFLAFAAAFAVKVPLVPFHSWLPDAYSEAPAPVTAMLAGAMAKAGAFGFLRYCLTLFPDAAHRLAPLISTLAVIGILYCALLALVQSDMKRLLAYSSISHLGVITLGVFALNAQGMASQQGIDGAVLQMVNHGITITALFLVVGFLEARTGTRRLEDYGGVARRLPIMASVLMIACLSSLGLPGLNSFAGEFLALLGVFRNNAVFGVLGTLVVVPAAWYMIRLVQHAMMGVRPAGGPVVAAERKGGLPDLDIGEFLVLLPLLVLIFYIGVHPLPLTFFVEH
- a CDS encoding NADH-quinone oxidoreductase subunit N produces the protein MSFTYIASAADWARIAPELVLAGVALLVLLVDLLLPQTGSVPREQGAANFFVLPFLALLGVLGALAATIVLFVVGDGQRAFFGLVGSDWGSLYAYLAILSAAGLGIIFSPAYLKRLKLVHQGEYYALFLTAALGMMLLAAATSFMTLFLGLETLSLALYILCGFVTRRQSSQEAGMKYFLLSSFASAFLLYGVALIYGATGTTRFGARGTNAFPGVLQFLQAHPQSTALLLIGIGLLTVGFAFKVSAIPFQMWTPDVYEGAPAPVTAFMSVGTKAAALVAFARVFVVVLAPVVADWQAVVWTLAVLTMVGGNLLALVQRNAKRLLAYSSVAHAGYLLIGVVVGGATGLAAILFYLLCYAFLNAGAFGALSALERLDNSGCDREDLRGLWFRRPWLAGFLAFFLLGLAGFPPMAGFAAKYYLFLAALQGGHPELLLIGVLTSVLGMYYYLRLIAAMFMEPAREAQAESLEVTPTLAVAGAAGTGSSMPRVSGPLGRTASPRGGGASSGAAGPAVAVKVAPQPATRRAPAPAASEQLAEEEGLPGRSLVWTTWLGLGLAALGALALGTVLPFWLVDLALKAAAAL